ATTGATGAAAACTAAGGTGTTGAAGGATGAAAAGATAATTCTTGCACCTTATAATGTTGGgtaagatttatatttaaattacattttttaagaGATGTGTGTGAATGCGTTAAATGTGAATTATCCATTGCAATATTCAAATTTGGGTGCAGGATTCATTGGGTTTTGTTTGTCATCAATCCCGATGCTGaggttatatattttttggatcCGCTCGGTGGAGAACCTTCAGATCATGGAAGTATAAAAACAAAGTTTGAAAAGTGAGTATCATTTCTTTTAATTCAACAGTTATATCAGTATGATAATTATTTGTAATAATTACTCATTTgaagttaatttaattttgtcagTGCAATTCAAATCTACCGTGCCTGGTCTGAAAATAAAATCTCCAAGTCaaagaaagataaaatcaaATGGAATAAAATAAAGGTATTTTCTAATTATTGATAATTGTAAATAATAGTTATGCAgtgtaaattaaaattgatcttTGCAAATGTGTTTTTTTACAGTGTCCTCGTCAAAGAAATACTATTGACTACGGATATTTTATCATGAGATTTATGAAAGAAGTTATCATGGAATATCCAAATAAGATTCCTGATAATGTAcgttatttaaattattattattatttcatatttttacatATAGCTAGGTATATACAATGTAGTGTAATTCAATTCTGACTCAATTTTGTGTTACTTTTATATTTGAAGTACTTTTCTCGCCATAGACATTCTACATACTCTAAAGAGAAGCTAGATGAGGTGAAGGAGGAGTGGGCTACCCATATGGTTGAAGATGTTATCAATGATGCAAAGAGGCTGCAAAAATAATAGTTGATCATTAATTGGTAAGTTGTAtcctataaatatttaattatccAAATATATTCTGATATGACTGTTGTGCTTGGTAGAAAATGTAGTTGGTATTCTTGAATTTACACATTCATTGTCAAATTTTAGAGTAATGGGGATAATCATAATGTCCCCAAGGTCATACTATTTTTTCTCTTAAGAAGATTATTTGTAAATGGGCTATTGAAACTAGGATGAATTATGAGCATGCTGCCTAAGCGCGTTAGTGACATGACGCGAGATCCTGAGTTGCAATACTTTAGCAATGTTTTGCTGCTATTTTGAGGTGTATGCTGAATTTGTGTGGTTTCTAAGAGAGAAAGACAAGTTGTATGCTGCCAAATGATGTATTATCAAGCAAATGCCTAATTTCTTGTACATCTATATATACAGGTAGTTTGAGGGCCTCCTTTTTCGATGAAGTGGGCGGTTCTCATCAAGTGACACGTCGCAGAAGAAAGTAGGGCTAGAGTTTGACTATCTTTTGTAGTGGTCTTTGTGTTTGTACTAAAATTTGTCATTGATTTTCTCATTAGAAGCTATGGCCACAGTTTGACAATATCTCTTTTGTAGTGGTCTTTTTGTTTGCACTATTCAATTCAGATTTGTCTTGTAGTCGGATTGgttttatttatgaaatgaaTGTATTACtagagtttttattttattagagcTTGTGTGGTACAacactatttttcaaaaaaaattgataatatatattttggaagtatatatatatatatatggtactATATGTATTTTAAAAGTTCAAGAGCAAGTtgtccaacaaaaaaaaaatgcaatttaatgtttaaaaaaaagggtcaggattagtaaaaaaaaaaaaacaatacaggACATACAATAGCGTTTTTTacacgggcgctattaaatGTTAGGCCAGACAACGAATTACAATAGCGTTTTATAAATGCGGGCGCTATTATAAATCATATATAACATCGCTTTTGTAAACAAGCGCTATCAAAACCCGTCTCCGAAAGCGTCTTTGGTTGCGAGAAGGCAGATACAACATCGCTTTTTGAAAAAACCGATATTAAAAGTACATATTTGATAGcgtttttcaaacgctattatAGGCACCCAGACCTATAATAGCGGATTCAGTCATAGCGTTTTTAAGCgatgttaaaagttaaaaaaaatgctattaaaCACCTATTTTTGTAGTAGTGATACCATAGAATTCCAAAAGAGAGGGCTTCCACATGCCCACATTCTCCTCTTCTTGCATCCTTCAAGTAAGTATCCAACTCCTAatgacatcaacaaaatcatttCTGCTGAAATACCAGATCCTGTCAATCAACCTCATCTGTACAACTTGGTCAAAACTCATATTCAATGATCTTATGCAGCCAAATGACTATAATAATAATGGAGCCTAATTGTTTCAGTAAAACAACTAGATCTTATGCAGGATTCATATCTTCTTATTTCCCTTCCCAATGTATTTTTACATCATTAGAtactttttttactttgtcatatatcaaatttttttaccTTTCCAACACACTTCTCTATTCCAAAACACTTCTCTACTCTACTCATACTCAAACCATCCTATTAAAAATCTACTACTACTCAAACCATTCTATCTCTCTCTCACATATTATCCAAAATTTATGTTACATATCTCTACATTGACAAAGGATAACAACTTGATCAGGTGATACATATCTTCCATTATTTCATCTTATTTTTCACAGTCAATATTTAAATGCTTATTACATTTGTGCATGTTTATTAATCTTCCTCACAATATCCTTTGTAAAGCAGTGTTGATCCCCTTCTTCCATGGCTTCAAGCTCTAAAAGGTTCCATATTTCTTATACTTTTAAGTTCCTCATCCatgttaattgatttttgtaACTGTATAGTATATTAGATCTTTCACAACTTATACATTTGAAATCTAACTTTATTATATCTGTATAAGAAATTACAAACATGTcagtttatttataacattactccatttttaaacttttttttttgttacagtatttatattaatatcTTATCTATGAAATTTACGAATTCAATGAATAAATCTGAGGTGAAACCATTTCCCAAATTTACATTATTGTTTTTACTTGATATTTTCATGTAACGATTTTTTTCCCTTTGAATTTAGAAAACAAAGGACAAATATGCATGCAACAGAAGAGAAGATGTTTCATACGGTGCTTTATCCAGATAAGGTTCTTATCTTTATCTAAGTGTAACATCCAGTTTGAAATAtaatgttataaattttatttgattaaatactgaaattttattaatcttttaATAGCCTCAGATTGAAATACCTGCTACTTTCAAGAAAAAATGGTATAAAAACCTGAAAACACATGAACATGCATGGCTGGTACACCCAGATGGAGAAAAAACTTTGGTTCATTTGAATCTCTACAAGTTTGACTCATATCTGTCCTCGGGAATAATAGTATCAAAGAATTTGAACATTAAAGAACCAACTGAAATAATTTTggaatatcaagaagctgataATAGATTTAAAGTAACAATcatcaaaaatgaaaaagatgatATCTTGAAGACCATACCAATTGCTGGTGCTGCTGCAGAAAAGTCCAATGCTCAAGCAAGAACACAATCAACCTTTACCTCTGCTATAATTAATCCACATTTGCtggatttcaattttcatggtgCTTACAAATGGGACAAGAAAGTCACTAAAGCAAATGCAAGCCgaaaaaaaaaccaaccttTGGTATgcgaattttttttatttctaatctttataattcaattatttgtcaatgaagtttttacttttttatatcaAACATTCCATACTCTATATAATGtctattgaaaaatattttcgtATTCTAAACAAAATCTGTTATTTATTCTAACATTATCTTACTTTATATACATTCTAAGTATGTTCTAAGAGATGGAGTTCGACACTCACTTCAAGATAAAGAATTCATTGTTGTCCAATGTGCACACTATGAGATTTTGGTTAAGTGCAAGATTTCTCCCGCTACTAGAGATGATAAAAACACTGAGAAATACATTACCACCGGATGGAATGACTTTGTTAAGCATAAGAAACCAAAAGTTGATGACAAAATGGAGTTTGAATTGAATCAGGCTGGAACTGTTCTGCGTGTCAAATTTGTTAACAATGACACAAATAACtaatatgattttgttttcGTAGTGACGGATTTGTGCTTTATTCTACTATATGAAGGATATGTGCCTTTTGTTGTTACAACTTaagtttgtaatattttgaatgCTTCTGTCTATGAACAACTTGAATTAATGTTTTGTATTCCTTAAGTaatgcaatttcaatttatgagttcatctttattttaattttccattTGCGTGTTTATATGTTTTTTCATTTGCGTATTTATAGTTATTGTTttcaaacatttaaaaattgcatataatattcTCACATTTCTATATGTCGTTAATAAATTTTGCAAAGTTATAAGGTAATTTTAACCCGTGCGAAGCACGGGTTCATAACTAGTTTAGTATTATAaataggcaaatgctaaatagtgcccccggggcactctttaagcccttaaatagtaagttttttatagaatttttatggaaatgcg
This portion of the Trifolium pratense cultivar HEN17-A07 linkage group LG3, ARS_RC_1.1, whole genome shotgun sequence genome encodes:
- the LOC123912729 gene encoding uncharacterized protein LOC123912729, which gives rise to MKTKVLKDEKIILAPYNVGIHWVLFVINPDAEVIYFLDPLGGEPSDHGSIKTKFENAIQIYRAWSENKISKSKKDKIKWNKIKCPRQRNTIDYGYFIMRFMKEVIMEYPNKIPDNYFSRHRHSTYSKEKLDEVKEEWATHMVEDVINDAKRLQK